The DNA window ACATAGTAGACATAGCTCACCGTCCGTCCCATCGGATCGGTAATCGACGAGATGACGTCGAAGAGCGAAAAGCCGCGCTTGATTTGGGTATAGATGAAGGTCAGCTTCCGCCCGGACGGCTCCCGGACCTCCGTCACCCGCTGTGAGACATCGCGAATGATCTGGATCTTGTTGTTGTAGCGATCCCGCTGCTCGACCAGCCAGCCGGCAGAATTAAAGGCGTAGATCATGCCATCTTTCCAGCGCAGTTCGGCGGTCCCGTCGCCGAATTTCGTGATCGCGGCGCCCTTGAACAGGGGAAAGGCGGTGTTGCGATACTTCCCGTCGGCTTCCTGGGAAAACAGGTACCGGCTGAAGTCCGGCATCTGAAGTCGCAAAGCCGTTCCCACCACGGCGAGTTGGATGTGATAGTTAAAGCTCCCGCCCTCCCCGAACGGCCCAATCCCGGCGGCCAGGCTGCGATAGGTGCGCGTGATGTGCACGGGCAGCACACCCGGCAGGAGCAGATCCGTCTTCTGCAGCGTGAAGGCCCCGGTCGTCACGTCCACCGGATCGGCCGCTGAACAGGCCTGCCCGTCCGAGGGGCAGAGCTTCGCAATGTCGACCTGTTCCGCCGTCCAGTACGCATAGCAAAACTGTGGTTGCCCCACACCAGGATCGGGAATAATCGTGCGGCCGTCGGGGCTGACGGTCCCATAGCCCGCCAATTTCCATTGATGCGAAGCGGGATCCGCCGAGGGCGACTTATCGTAGTACCAGAACTGCATGCGGGTGCCGGGATCGGCGCCGGCTTCATTGGGCGCCGTCATGGGCACCGGCTTGGTGGGCACGCCGCCGCCTTGCTTCTCGAAGCTGACCAAGTAGACGGTTCTGGGAGCGGCGTTCGCCGGAATCCGTGGGACTCGGTCCGGCGGAATGGGGGTGATGGCCACCTGGGTATTCGGGTGGCCGTCGGTGCCTCGAATCACCGTCCCATCCGGAATACTCAAGGTCAGCCCCGGCACATGACTGGGACGCACCTCTGATTTCGCGCCAGGCGAAATCGTGTACAGGGTGGGATGCGTCTGCACGACCCAGATGGGATCGGCGAGGTCGAGCGCTTTCTCCATGGATACATTCACAAGCACGGGGTCGGCATGCATCATCCCGCCTGGCGTGCCGTTCTTGAGTGGCTTCCGAAACTGATCGAGTGAAGCATGATCGATGTTGATGAGCTGATAGCCGCTCGGCGGCTGGGGAAACACGAATCGGCCGGCGGCATCGGTCGTGGCGCGTTGCCCGGCGAGCGTGACCAAGACTCCGGCGAGCGGTGTGGCATCCGCGGCAGATAGAATGCGTCCGCTGACCGGTCGGCCGGGGGCTCCAACCGGCTGTCCGGGCGTCGCCGTGACCGTCACGCTGCCCTGTGCGGGAGGAAGATCAGGTTGGCTGGAACGGAGCGAAGGAACGAGGCCACTGCTTGACGACGTTTGCGCCAGGAGCGCGAACGGGGTAGAGAAGACGACGCCGAATACCCATAACCCAATCGTGAGCCAACGTAAGCGACGTACACGAAGGCAGCCTGCCAATGCGTTCACCATGACGCTCCTGGTTATGTCGTGCGGTGCAGACTCCTTTGCCTGTTGCTATCCATGGTCATCATCGAGGCGCTGCTTCGATGCCAAGCTCACAGATTATGATCATCGGGACCACGGTGAGTGTGACGGTCATCGATCGTTAGGCTCGACGCAAGGGGCCATCATAGTAACTACGTGCGTGGAATAGCCATGCAGGCGCACGTGTACCGGAACAGCGTATTCCACGCAAGATGGCCGTTCGGCCCTACCCAGGAAGCTGTATCCCGCGCTCGTGTCCGGATGCCAGGGCTTCACGACGGCCGGCTCCATGCGCAGGAATCGCGCCAGCCTTAGCTGTCACTCACCCTGCGAACCATTCGCTGATTGTTGGTTGTTACTTCTGTTTCCTCCGTGAACTGTGCGGTGGCTCTCCGCTTCCTGTGTGAGAGCCACCTTCATTTCAACCAAGGAGGAAACAACATGGGCACGAACAACAAACCGGTGCACACGCTGCGATGCGGCACCATCAAGGCGACGATCTGGCGGAACCAGAGCGAGAACGGTCCGTTTTTCTCGACGACGTTCACCCGTCCATTCAGAGATCAATCGGGTGTCTGGAGAAATGGGACATCGTTCGGCTTGAACGATTTGGAAGCGCTGCTCACGGTCACCCAGCAAGCCAAGAAGTGGATCGCTGATCAGATACCGAAGCCGTAAATCGCCAGAGGGAGGCTCTTCATGAAAGGAGGGCCTCCCTCTACCGATACCGAGCTCCCCTACACAAGGCGCTTCTGAGAGAGATGGTAAGTTGTGACGAAAGCAAGTACTAACCCTACGTGTTCCCGGCGTGTTCTCTTTACAGCAAAAACGGCCCGAAGGGGCCTTAATTCAGCCCAACAGAACCGAGGGCATACAAACGCGAGAAGCTGCTCCAGACGATGGGTTTATCACTTCTATCAGGGGATTACGAGGAACTATTGGAAAGGCTTAGAAGGCTGATGCTCTATCCAACTGAGCTACGGGCGCCTTCTCAAAAGTTGGGAATTGCGAATGCTGAAGGCGACGCGGTCGACCAAGCTTTGTATGGTCGGGGCGAGAGGATTTGAACCTCCGACATCCTGCTCCCAAAGCAGGCGCGCTACCAAGCTGCGCTACGCCCCGACTGGTTTATTCTCCACCGTAATCCGCCTGATCATGGACTTAGCCTTGCCGAATGCACGGGCACGATGACTGATCCGGTTCTTGGTTTCCGGCGACAACTCCGCCAGAGTGCAATTATACTCCGGCACGATGAATACGGGATCATAACCGAAGCCGTGCGCCCCCACCGCCTCTTCGGCAATGAAACCTTCCAGAATGCCTTCGACCGTCATGGCCTGCCCGGTCGGCAACGCCACCGCCGCCACCGTCACGAAGCGTGCGCCTCGCCTGGGCTTCGGCACCCCTTGGAGTTCCTGAAGAAGCTTCCGGCAGTTATCCTCATACGTCGCGTGCTCGCCGGCGTACCGTGCCGCAAACGCTCCCGGGCGACCGCCCAATGCATCTACTTCCAACCCGGTATCATCCGCCACGGCCGGCAAACCCGTGTGGCGAGCGATCTCCCG is part of the Nitrospiraceae bacterium genome and encodes:
- a CDS encoding XTP/dITP diphosphatase, whose protein sequence is MEIVLATRNPHKGQELMALLAEPGLVVRTLADFPGAPEVVEDGDTCEANAIKKAREIARHTGLPAVADDTGLEVDALGGRPGAFAARYAGEHATYEDNCRKLLQELQGVPKPRRGARFVTVAAVALPTGQAMTVEGILEGFIAEEAVGAHGFGYDPVFIVPEYNCTLAELSPETKNRISHRARAFGKAKSMIRRITVENKPVGA